ACCACAGCAAGTTGAAATGCTGGAACACCATGCTGATCTTCAGCCGCGCCTGACGCAGTGCTTCCCCTTTTGCGGCAGAAATGTCCTGCCCGTTGATGGTCACGCTGCCGCTGCTCGGTTTTTCCAGGCCATTCAACAGGCGGATCAGGGTACTTTTCCCCGCGCCGCTGTAACCAATAATGCCGTATATTTGCCCCTGTTCGATCGTCAAATTGACGTTATCAACGGCCGTGAGCGCCACCTTTCCGTTGTCAAAAATCTTCGAAATATTACTGAGAACAATCATTCTTATTCATTATCCGTCCGCGCATAGCGGTTTAGCAGTATGGATGTCCAAAATGATAGTAAACAGCCGTTATCAGCTTTTAAATGAACAAAAAAGAATGTGTTATAACCTGAAGAAATAAGCGGCAGATTGAGCGGGTGGGAACCGTTTAGACCAATTTCAGCAATGATTATCTGCCAGATGCATATCTGACAGACACCAGACGAGAAAAACGGTCATTTTTTCAGCATTTTCTGTTGATATAGCCATCCTCACATCCAGAGCACTTTACGTCTTGCTGTCCTGACATCCAAAAACATCATTTATATTCTTTTCTGTTCTAAAAAGCAGAGATTCGTTCTTTCTTGAGAAAATTTCATCGCCCTATCATCCCGTCATGCTCTCCTGAAAGGACAAAACCATGACGATTTATCACTCCGTCACCGAACTGATTGGCCGTACACCGCTTATCCAGCTGCATAAACTCGATACCGGTCCCTGCTCGCTGTTTTTGAAACTGGAGAACCAGAATCCGGGTGGATCCATTAAAGACCGCGTGGCGCTGTCGATGATTAATGAAGCGGAGCGTACCGGTAAGCTGCAGCCGGGTGGCACGATAATTGAGGCGACGGCAGGCAATACCGGTCTCGGCCTGGCCCTGATTGCCGCCCAGAAAGGCTATTCGCTGATCCTGGTGGTGCCGGACAAAATGAGCCGCGAGAAGATTTTCCACCTGCGTGCGCTGGGTGCCCAGGTGGTACTGACGCGCTCGGACGTGAATAAAGGTCATCCGGCCTATTATCAGGATTACGCCCAGCGTCTGGCTAATGAACTGCCCGGTGCGTTTTATATCGACCAGTTCAATAACGAAGCCAACCCGCTGGCGCATCGCACCACCACCGCGCCGGAACTGTTTGAACAGCTCGACGGCAACATCGACGCCATCGTGGTTGGCGTGGGCTCCGGCGGTACGCTGGGTGGTCTTCAGGCCTGGTTTGCCGAGCACTCTCCGCACACGGAGTTTGTGCTGGCAGACCCGGCCGGCTCCGTACTGGCAGACCAGGTCGAAACCGGGCGCTACCACGATGCCGGTTCATGGCTGGTTGAAGGGATCGGTGAAGACTTTATTCCGCCGCTGGCTCACATCGAAGGCGTGGAGCGCGCCTGGCGCATTACCGACCAGGAAGCATTCAACACCGCGCGTGAACTGCTGAAAACGGAAGGTATCCTGGCAGGCTCCTCCAGCGGAACCCTGCTGGCGGCCGCGCTGAAGTATTGCCAGACACAGACCACGCCGAAACGCGTTGTGACCTTCGCCTGCGACAGTGGCAACAAATACCTCTCGAAGATGTTCAACGATGACTGGATGCGCCAGCAGGGGCTGATGTCCCGCCCGCAGGCAGGCGATCTCTCCGACTACATTGCGCTGCGCCATGATGAAGGGGCCACCGTCACCGCCGCCCCGGATGACACGCTCTCCACCGTGCTGGCGCGAATGCGTCTGTATGACATCTCGCAACTGCCGGTGCTGGATAACGGCAAGGTGGTGGGGATTATCGACGAGTGGGATCTGCTGCGCCATATCGGCGGCGATGGGGATCGCTTTGCCCTTCCCGTCACGGCAGCGATGACGCGACAGGTGGAGTTTCTTGATAAGCACGCACCGGAAAGCGCCCTCAACGCCATTTTTGATCGCGGTCTGGTGGCCGTGATCAATGACAACGACCGTTTCCTGGGTCTGATTACGCGCAGCGATGTCCTCACCGCCTGGCGCAACCGTCTACAACAATAAAGGAAAAGATGATGAAAAACCTGGCCACGCTCAGCGTACACAGCGGTGAATTCAACGATCAACACGGAGCGGTCATGCCGCCCATTTACGCCACCTCGACGTTTGCGCAACCGTCACCAGGGGAGCATACCGGCTACGAATATTCCCGCAGCGGCAACCCCACCCGCCATGCGCTGGAAACCGCCATCGCCGAACTGGAAGGTGGCTCGCGCGGCTATGCTTTCGCCTCAGGCCTGGCCGCCATTTCCACCGTGCTGGAACTGCTGGACAAAGACAGCCATATCGTTGCCATAGATGATGTGTATGGCGGCACATACCGGCTGATTGAAAACGTACGCAAGCGCAGTACCGGGCTGCAGGTCAGCTGGGTTAAGCCTGGCGATCTGGCCGCGCTGGAAGCCGCCATTCGACCTGAAACGCGCATGGTCTGGGTGGAGACGCCGACCAACCCGCTGCTGAAACTGGCCGATCTGGCGGCCATCGGTGCCATTGCCCGCCGTCATAACGTGATCAGCGTGGCAGATAACACCTTCGCCTCACCGGTCATTCACCGTCCGCTGGAGTCGGGTTTCGATATCGTGGTGCATTCCGCCACCAAATACCTTAACGGCCATTCCGACGTGGTTGCTGGTCTGGCGGTCGTGGGAGATAACCCGGCGCTGGCGGAACGGTTGGGGTATCTGCAAAACGCCGTCGGCGGCGTCCTGGATCCGTTCAGCAGTTTCCTGACGCTGCGCGGGATCCGGACACTGGCACTGCGAGTTGAAAAGCACAGCACCAACGCGCTGGCGATTGCGCAATGGCTTGAGCAGCAGCCGCAGGTTGACAACGTGTTCTACCCGGGGCTGGAGTCGCACCCGCAATATCAGCTTGCCCGCACGCAAATGGCGCTGCCGGGCGGGATGATTTCCGTCGTGGTAAAAGGCGATGCGCAACGTGCGACGGAGGTGATCCGCAAGCTGAAGCTGTTCACCCTCGCAGAAAGTCTCGGCGGTGTGGAAAGCCTGGTGAGTCAGCCTTACAGCATGACCCACGCCTCGATCCCGCTTGAGCAGCGTCTGGCCAACGGCATTGTGCCGCAACTGATCCGCCTGTCCGTGGGTATCGAAGATACGAAAGACCTGATTGCCGACCTGAGTCAGGCGCTGAAAAATTAAGCAAAATACGGCAGGTCACTCGCCTGCCGTCATAAGTTGTCATTATGCCTTAACGCCTTGATAACAATATTATGTGAAACTGCATAGATTATTTTTGAAACGCTGTTTTCATTTTCCTTTTATCCTAAAATCAGCGTATAATGCGCGCCTAATCCCTGGTGAATGGTTTCAGCGCTTGGAATACAAAAAACAACGTACAACTTCTCCTCTCCTTCGTTGGGCTGACACTCAGGCACACTTTCTTCTGCACGCTCATTTGATGTCTCCTATCCTTAGTGCGTGTCATATACTCTTTTGCAACACAGGTTTGACTCCGCGGCGGTGCGCCCCCGGAGCGAGATTTCCATATCCTTCCCAACTTAAAGACTAAGACTGTCATGAAAAAGACGAAAATTGTTTGTACCATCGGCCCGAAAACCGAATCTGAAGAGATGCTGACCAAAATGCTGGACGCCGGCATGAACGTTATGCGTCTGAACTTCTCTCACGGTGACTACGCTGAACATGGTCAGCGTATCCAGAACTTGCGCAACGTCATGAGCAAGACTGGTAAAAAAGCCGCCATCCTGCTGGATACCAAAGGTCCTGAAATCCGCACCATCAAACTGGAAGGCGGTAACGACGTCTCTCTGAAAGCGGGCCAGACCTTCACCTTCACCACTGACAAGTCTGTGGTCGGTAACAGCGAAATCGTTGCGGTGACGTATGAAGGCTTCACCAGCGATCTGTCCGTGGGTAACACCGTGCTGGTTGACGATGGTCTGATCGGGATGGAAGTGACCGCGATCGAAGGCAACAAAGTCATCTGTAAAGTGCTGAACAACGGCGACCTGGGTGAAAACAAAGGCGTTAACCTGCCTGGCGTTTCCATCGCGCTGCCAGCCCTGGCTGAAAAAGACAAGCAAGACCTGATCTTCGGTTGCGAGCAAGGCGTTGATTTCGTTGCAGCCTCCTTCATCCGTAAGCGTTCCGACGTGGTTGAAATCCGTGAGCACCTGAAAGCGCACGGCGGTGAGAAGATCCAGATCATCTCCAAAATCGAAAACCAGGAAGGCCTGAACAACTTCGACGAAATCCTCGAAGCGTCTGACGGCATCATGGTTGCGCGTGGTGACCTGGGTGTTGAAATCCCGGTTGAAGAAGTGATCTTCGCGCAGAAGATGATGATCGAGAAGTGTGTTCGCGCGCGTAAAGTGGTTATCACTGCCACCCAGATGCTGGACTCCATGATCAAAAACCCACGTCCAACCCGCGCAGAAGCTGGCGACGTGGCGAACGCCATCCTCGACGGTACTGATGCTGTCATGCTGTCTGGCGAATCCGCGAAAGGTAAATATCCGCTGGAAGCAGTGTCCATCATGGCCACCATCTGCGAACGTACTGACCGCGTGATGACCAGCCGTCTGGACTTCAACAACGACAGCCGCAAACTGCGCATCACTGAAGCGGTATGCCGCGGTGCGGTAGAAACGGCTGAGAAGCTGGAAGCGCCACTGATCGTGGTTGCCACCCAGGGCGGTAAATCTGCTCGTGCAGTGCGTAAATACTTCCCGGATGCGACTATCCTGGCGCTGACCACCAATGAAACCACTGCGCGTCAGCTGGTGCTGAGCAAAGGTGTTGTAGCACACCTGGTGAAAGAGATCGCCTCTACCGACGATTTCTACATTCAGGGTAAAGAGCTGGCTCTGGAAAGCGGCCTGGCACAGAAAGGCGACGTTGTGGTAATGGTATCGGGTGCGCTGGTACCAAGTGGCACCACCAACACCGCATCTGTTCACGTGCTGTAATAGTGCACAAACAAATTAATTTTTGATAAAAAGCGTCCTTCGGGGCGCTTTTTTTATTCGTGGTATTAGCCAAATCTATTCAAAAAGCAAATCGGGTTTTTCTATTTAATCGCGATTTATCTAAGATGAATCCGATGAAAAATGCCTTTTTTAACATAGCTTTTTCGACAAAAACGCCGAATTCGTTGCTTCTTTGAGCGAACGATCAAAAATAGGCGTATTCCCATCAAAAAAATATTCTCAACCCAAAAAAGTTTGTGTAATACTTGTAACGCTACATGGAGATTAACTCAATCTAGAGGGTATTAATAATGAATCGTACTAAACTGGTACTGGGCGCGGTAATCCTGGGTTCTACTCTGCTGGCAGGTTGCTCCAGCAACGCTAAAATCGATCAGCTGTCTTCTGACGTTCAGACTCTGAACGCTAAAGTTGACCAGCTGAGCAACGACGTGAACGCAATGCGTTCCGACGTTCAGGCTGCTAAAGACGACGCAGCTCGCGCTAACCAGCGTCTGGACAACCAGGCTACTAAATACCGTAAGTAATAGTACCTGTTAATAAAATGGCGCACATTGTGCGCCATTTTTTTTGTCTGCGTCAAACCCCTACTGCGTCACCTTCTCTCCGTCATCTTCCATTACCGCAGCAGACACCCGACTGTTCTGCACGGACTGCACGCTGTTGCTGGCTGACGGGCCGTTACTGGCCGACACGGCAACCGGGATCCCTGCCCGGCGCGACAAGGCTTTATCAATAAGCGCTTTATCACTCCCCGCCTGAGAAACAAATGAGGCGAAATCAGCGGAATGGGTAATCGGCGTAACCTGCGGGTTTTCCCCCTCAACCTGTGCCAGCGGACGATGCACTTCAATGTAGCGTTTGCCGTCCGGCTCAACGGAGAACTTCACCGGCTCATTGATAATCTGTACCCGGGTACCGACACGCACCTGTTCGAACAGGGCTTTAATATCCGGCGCATTCATGCGCATACAGCCGGAGCTGACCCGCAGGCCAACGCTGTCCGGCGCACTGGTGCCGTGGATGAGATATTCCCCATTGCCCACGCCTAAACGCAGTGCAAAGCGCCCCAGCGGGTTATTTGGCCCGGCGGGTACTACCGGCGGCAATTTAATGCCCTGCTCCAGTGAACGCGCCCGGATGCCCGGCGTCGGGGTCC
This region of Enterobacter cloacae complex sp. R_G8 genomic DNA includes:
- a CDS encoding cystathionine beta-synthase; this translates as MTIYHSVTELIGRTPLIQLHKLDTGPCSLFLKLENQNPGGSIKDRVALSMINEAERTGKLQPGGTIIEATAGNTGLGLALIAAQKGYSLILVVPDKMSREKIFHLRALGAQVVLTRSDVNKGHPAYYQDYAQRLANELPGAFYIDQFNNEANPLAHRTTTAPELFEQLDGNIDAIVVGVGSGGTLGGLQAWFAEHSPHTEFVLADPAGSVLADQVETGRYHDAGSWLVEGIGEDFIPPLAHIEGVERAWRITDQEAFNTARELLKTEGILAGSSSGTLLAAALKYCQTQTTPKRVVTFACDSGNKYLSKMFNDDWMRQQGLMSRPQAGDLSDYIALRHDEGATVTAAPDDTLSTVLARMRLYDISQLPVLDNGKVVGIIDEWDLLRHIGGDGDRFALPVTAAMTRQVEFLDKHAPESALNAIFDRGLVAVINDNDRFLGLITRSDVLTAWRNRLQQ
- a CDS encoding PLP-dependent aspartate aminotransferase family protein; the encoded protein is MKNLATLSVHSGEFNDQHGAVMPPIYATSTFAQPSPGEHTGYEYSRSGNPTRHALETAIAELEGGSRGYAFASGLAAISTVLELLDKDSHIVAIDDVYGGTYRLIENVRKRSTGLQVSWVKPGDLAALEAAIRPETRMVWVETPTNPLLKLADLAAIGAIARRHNVISVADNTFASPVIHRPLESGFDIVVHSATKYLNGHSDVVAGLAVVGDNPALAERLGYLQNAVGGVLDPFSSFLTLRGIRTLALRVEKHSTNALAIAQWLEQQPQVDNVFYPGLESHPQYQLARTQMALPGGMISVVVKGDAQRATEVIRKLKLFTLAESLGGVESLVSQPYSMTHASIPLEQRLANGIVPQLIRLSVGIEDTKDLIADLSQALKN
- the pykF gene encoding pyruvate kinase PykF, whose protein sequence is MKKTKIVCTIGPKTESEEMLTKMLDAGMNVMRLNFSHGDYAEHGQRIQNLRNVMSKTGKKAAILLDTKGPEIRTIKLEGGNDVSLKAGQTFTFTTDKSVVGNSEIVAVTYEGFTSDLSVGNTVLVDDGLIGMEVTAIEGNKVICKVLNNGDLGENKGVNLPGVSIALPALAEKDKQDLIFGCEQGVDFVAASFIRKRSDVVEIREHLKAHGGEKIQIISKIENQEGLNNFDEILEASDGIMVARGDLGVEIPVEEVIFAQKMMIEKCVRARKVVITATQMLDSMIKNPRPTRAEAGDVANAILDGTDAVMLSGESAKGKYPLEAVSIMATICERTDRVMTSRLDFNNDSRKLRITEAVCRGAVETAEKLEAPLIVVATQGGKSARAVRKYFPDATILALTTNETTARQLVLSKGVVAHLVKEIASTDDFYIQGKELALESGLAQKGDVVVMVSGALVPSGTTNTASVHVL
- the lpp gene encoding murein lipoprotein Lpp → MNRTKLVLGAVILGSTLLAGCSSNAKIDQLSSDVQTLNAKVDQLSNDVNAMRSDVQAAKDDAARANQRLDNQATKYRK
- a CDS encoding L,D-transpeptidase family protein, yielding MKRASLITLLLLGSLGALNSAMAMDYPLPPAGSRLIGQNQTYTIQEGDTKLQTIARRFNTAAQLILETNNTIAPVNPAPGTVITIPSQMLLPDTPREGIVVNLAELRLYYFPPGGNIVQVFPLGIGQLGLETPVTTTRVSQKIPNPTWTPTPGIRARSLEQGIKLPPVVPAGPNNPLGRFALRLGVGNGEYLIHGTSAPDSVGLRVSSGCMRMNAPDIKALFEQVRVGTRVQIINEPVKFSVEPDGKRYIEVHRPLAQVEGENPQVTPITHSADFASFVSQAGSDKALIDKALSRRAGIPVAVSASNGPSASNSVQSVQNSRVSAAVMEDDGEKVTQ